Proteins from one Poecile atricapillus isolate bPoeAtr1 chromosome 6, bPoeAtr1.hap1, whole genome shotgun sequence genomic window:
- the C6H10orf71 gene encoding cardiac-enriched FHL2-interacting protein — protein MQGNKKHTEGHSDSSSIGSLLDDTDREVSSLTDRAFKSLCVAELEDPYNEPELSISPDFALQLSAKIHSGTLNHDIKKSNVCDKVTAKNNEHTFWASTFQQLPRSASEEKRIAKNNTFAVERKLNLPVPGPRNNKHVSKVSSLIKTFDKSADQGSGSSLIANKQPIKNSFQKYKINHGNDIASWDDTDILSIHKELSEFSEASQDSHCLSGKHEPQRRPNKIDLSYGDSDGCYPVLIEMSKVAKSNFSHSSKKALNNRNLKLSEPAKKGSFLHSENSAFESWNVHNKKLTEKEEFVNIKMKKEGLAYLEESPFIKGSQTCEHKLSPVMTTVAKKKEKDFQMKPTLQEASFSLRVVPQGALPSETKFPVAFPPTPPPRNHVHQGPPRPPPAPPALPLPPPSQPGHPSTPPTPEAPPVPPPPVPARLSPTALSQASVSPQSVSYRMVSPSLRFETPSPPPPKPQATLTEDPLSPQLGSTCAPWRRQRAAERAAAKRQAAKEKVTDNHKTSLSEKATGADPGLHVTPLAGQANSPGSISPSFNITQLLTPVIPPKQEVDTAESELIPLTPPPTESTASRDHEESTLDDYRSWDSYRLTASSLLFNLKDVRKRVKSIYTPSPLLRALEEKNKTRENIQESTKTDTSFSVLHDESGKNITEKEELSDIAYVLSSGAHEKDNKTDLTGHFTGDYLTLSSPQTTEDLPFYQTGDSMQQDNSKHQDLVKNTGDNENFPLFRHESNESDLGKHQQYPAQRPFSRDNVDTKAGQPMQIQSVQGEENERQAAIQNENFAFKTLLNQLSAEEDEAYSGTQTNIVVPGHEARGKRSTSSSEQSFVSTVEQPLQEEPFLPLMEQMCLQESQRTDSEMGSGSKERHKERDKEVGEEELQYCACTSPSTGAAERREGSVTGNEQRSLTKEKLGREKREEANSTNSASDDIRDMSIPRPEEPQTPSSSSSTKPSLFMIKDNTFRSPQVIRAVKLPLLRSFSLDDTVSSSYREMERKFMSPAVYSKQHRNMLRAQEIGWWASRHRGQQNVRDGATDREKEASEPGSTAVILDPSLLEDTESFSFGKLTEEDEKTCMLLNKFGKINEESVCRSKKKPTKARHSLAQPIIGLENDQAQNNPSYPAERKTNYFKNHHLSNRKGGSCAKKIITRETISPVTGSISEDHTCSSVSHDTLEDILHTEGAPILLDNFSCSAVTSPRSGSTMHSLSASSLSDKPTISGLRETEDVTHPALLNMALERQAYMPAEEISDSAQRNLLSDVAVEDGRLEPRGLGGRSAGKPPTVPPKTEKALRRAKKLANKRKKVQEQQKNHQAERTDTVGRKPAHSGDTTVSASPLGYSPLHPPLHSTSTPTETTTGKSRLAPVASSSPSSTQRKLLQDPDSGQYYVVDLPAEVNLKTFYDPETGKYVQVSVPSLEQNLHQSTSSEIKNSPYASYPRLLPLPASSVAVLKSPSQLSEPAWSVPAGPEPAELPEDGQQDHRYTEPVDTQPYTEPASYSYHQDAGEIQVHLRKDVSPTQHTGIVTLANLDDFAAEGVS, from the coding sequence ATGCAGGGAAATAAGAAACATACAGAAGGACATAGTGATTCCTCAAGTATTGGGAGTCTCCTGGATGACACAGACAGAGAGGTGAGCAGCCTCACAGATCGGGCTTTTAAAAGCTTGTGTGTAGCAGAACTCGAAGACCCTTACAATGAGCCAGAACTTTCCATTTCACCTGACTTTGCCCTCCAGTTGTCTGCTAAAATTCACTCAGGGACATTGAACCATGACATCAAGAAAAGCAATGTCTGTGACAAGGTAACAGCAAAAAACAATGAACATACATTTTGGGCTTCCACATTCCAGCAGTTACCAAGGAGtgcttcagaggaaaaaaggattGCTAAAAACAACACCTTTGCCGTGGAAAGGAAATTGAATTTGCCAGTCCCTGGTCCAAGGAACAACAAGCATGTTTCAAAAGTGTCCTCATTGATTAAGACATTTGATAAGTCTGCAGACCAAGGGTCAGGAAGTTCTCTGATAGCAAATAAACAGCCCATTAAGAATagctttcaaaaatataaaataaatcatgGCAATGATATTGCTTCCTGGGATGATACAGACATTTTAAGCATCCACAAGGAactttctgaattttctgaGGCTAGTCAAGATAGCCATTGTCTCAGTGGCAAACATGAGCCACAGAGAAGACCTAATAAAATAGACCTGAGTTATGGGGACTCTGATGGTTGTTATCCTGTGCTGATTGAGATGTCAAAAGTAGCCAAGTcaaatttttcccattcttcTAAGAAGGCTTTAAATAACAGAAACTTGAAACTCAGTGAGCCAGCAAAAAAAGGTAGCTTTCTTCACAGTGAGAATAGTGCTTTTGAATCATGGAATGTTCATAACAAAAAATTGACAGAAAAGGAGGAATTTGttaacataaaaatgaaaaaggaaggtCTTGCATACCTGGAAGAATCACCATTTATTAAAGGATCCCAAACATGTGAACATAAATTGTCACCTGTCATGACCACTGTTGctaagaagaaagagaaagattttCAGATGAAGCCAACTCTACAAGAAGCTTCTTTCTCTCTCCGAGTTGTACCTCAGGGTGCCCTCccttcagaaacaaaatttcCTGTTGCTTTCCCTCCTACACCTCCCCCTAGGAACCATGTACACCAGGGTCCCCCTCGGCCACCCCCTGCCCCACCGGCACTTCCTCTCCCACCCCCCTCACAGCCCGGCCATCCCTCAACACCCCCTACCCCTGAAGCCCCTCCTGTGCCACCACCCCCAGTGCCAGCTCGACTTTCCCCCACTGCCTTGTCCCAAGCCTCTGTGTCACCCCAGTCTGTGTCCTATAGGATGGTTTCACCCTCACTCAGGTTTGAGACACCCAGTCCACCTCCACCAAAACCCCAGGCCACGTTAACTGAGgaccccctcagcccccagctGGGCAGTACCTGTGCACCCTGGAGGAGACAGAGGGCTGCAGAAAGGGCAGCAGCGAAGAGACAGGCTGCAAAAGAGAAGGTCACAGACAACCACAAGACCTCATTGTCTGAAAAGGCAACTGGTGCTGACCCTGGTCTGCACGTGACTCCTCTGGCTGGACAGGCAAACTCCCCTGGGTCGATCAGTCCCTCCTTCAACATCACCCAGCTCCTAACGCCTGTCATTCCACCAAAACAGGAGGTGGACACTGCTGAAAGCGAGCTGATCCCACTGACACCTCCGCCCACAGAGAGCACGGCCTCAAGAGACCACGAGGAGAGCACCTTAGATGATTACAGGTCTTGGGATAGTTACAGACTGACAGCATCGAGTCTGTTATTTAACTTAAAGGATGTGCGTAAACGTGTTAAAAGCATTTATACCCCTTCTCCCCTGTTAAGGGCCttggaggagaaaaacaaaacaagggaAAATATTCAGGAAAGTACAAAAACGGATACTTCATTCTCAGTTTTGCATGAtgaaagtgggaaaaatattaCAGAGAAAGAAGAATTGAGTGATATAGCTTATGTTTTGTCTAGCGGTGCTCATGAAAAGGACAATAAAACTGATTTAACTGGACACTTCACAGGGGACTACCTGACTTTGAGTTCACCCCAGACAACAGAGGACCTTCCATTTTACCAAACTGGAGACAGCATGCAGCAAGACAATTCAAAACACCAAGATCTGGTTAAAAACACAGGGGATAATGAAAATTTCCCCTTGTTCAGACATGAATCAAATGAATCTGACTTAGGGAAACATCAGCAGTATCCAGCACAGAGACCATTCAGTAGAGACAATGTTGATACAAAAGCTGGGCAACCCATGCAAATTCAAAGTGTGCAGGGTgaggaaaatgaaagacaaGCTGCTATTCAGAATGAAAATTTTGCCTTCAAAACACTCCTAAACCAACTCTCAGCAGAAGAAGATGAAGCTTACAGTGGCACCCAAACCAACATTGTGGTACCTGGCCATGAAGCACGAGGCAAAAGAAGCACTAGTTCTTCAGAGCAATCCTTCGTCTCCACAGTGGAGCAGCCACTTCAGGAGGAGCCATTTCTGCCCCTGATGGAGCAGATGTGCCTCCAAGAAAGCCAGAGGACTGACAGTGAAATGGGTTCAGGAAGTAAGGAAAGACACAAGGAGAGAGACAAAGAGGTTGGGGAAGAGGAACTGCAGTACTGTGCTTGTACCAGCCCTAGTACTGGtgcagcagagaggagggagggaagtgTTACTGGGAATGAACAGAGGAGCTTGACGAAAGAGAAActagggagagagaaaagggaagaggcCAACAGCACAAATTCTGCCTCCGACGATATAAGAGACATGTCCATCCCCAGGCCTGAGGAGCCACAAACACCATCATCTTCAAGCTCAACCAAACCCAGTCTATTTATGATTAAAGATAACACATTCAGGTCGCCTCAGGTAATACGGGCTGTCAAGCTGCCCCTGCTCCGGTCATTTTCCCTGGATGATACAGTGAGCAGCAGTTATAGGGAAATGGAACGTAAGTTTATGTCCCCAGCAGTTTACAGCAAGCAGCACCGAAACATGTTGCGTGCCCAGGAGATTGGCTGGTGGGCATCAAGACACAGAGGGCAGCAGAACGTGAGAGATGGAGCAActgacagagaaaaagaagccaGTGAGCCTGGATCTACTGCAGTAATACTGGATCCCAGTCTTCTGGAAGATACAGAGAGcttttcatttggaaaactGACGGAAGAAGATGAAAAGACTTGTATGTTGTTAAATAAGTTTGGGAAAATTAATGAGGAAAGTGTCTGTAGAAGTAAAAAGAAGCCTACAAAGGCAAGACACAGCTTAGCACAGCCAATTATAGGTCTGGAAAATGACCAAGCACAAAACAACCCAAGCTATCCTGCAGAAAGAAAGACAAATTACTTCAAGAACCATCATTTATCTAACCGCAAAGGGGGCTCttgtgcaaaaaaaataatcactagGGAGACAATTTCCCCTGTGACTGGCTCCATATCAGAGGACCACACTTGTTCTTCCGTATCCCATGATACTTTAGAGGACATCCTGCATACAGAAGGTGCACCAATTTTGTTAGACAATTTTTCATGCTCTGCTGTTACAAGCCCCAGGTCAGGAAGCACGATGCACTCTCTTTCTGCCAGTTCATTGTCAGATAAACCAACTATTTCTGGCCTTAGAGAGACAGAGGATGTTACACACCCTGCCTTGTTGAACATGGCACTAGAGAGGCAAGCTTACATGCCTGCAGAGGAAATAAGTGATTCAGCACAGAGGAATCTGCTTTCTGATGTCGCAGTGGAAGATGGGAGACTGGAGCCCAGGGGACTTGGTGGGAGATCAGCAGGCAAGCCACCCACTGTGCCACCAAAAACAGAAAAGGCTCTGCGTCGGGCTAAAAAACTGGcgaacaagaggaaaaaagtgcaagagcagcagaaaaaccATCAGGCTGAGCGTACAGATACTGTAGGGAGAAAGCCTGCTCATTCTGGAGACACAACAGTATCTGCCTCACCCTTAGGATATTCCCCCCTTCATCCTCCCCTTCACTCAACTTCTACTCCCACAGAAACCACTACTGGGAAATCAAGACTTGCGCCAGTAGCAAGCTCTTCACCCTCTTCAACACAGCGGAAACTCCTCCAAGACCCTGACTCTGGTCAATACTATGTAGTTGATTTACCAGCTGAAGTTaatttaaagacattttatgACCCAGAAACTGGAAAATATGTTCAAGTCTCAGTACCTTCCTTGGAACAGAACTTACACCAGTCCACCTCTTCAGAAATTAAGAATTCTCCCTATGCCTCCTACCCTAGATTGCTGCCTTTACCAGCCTCATCGGTGGCAGTGCTGAAATCACCTTCTCAGCTCTCTGAACCTGCCTGGTCAGTGCCTGCTGGACCAGAACCAGCTGAACTACCTGAAGATGGCCAGCAGGACCACAGATACACTGAGCCTGTGGATACTCAGCCCTACACTGAACCAGCCTCCTACTCCTACCATCAAGATGCTGGAGAAATTCAGGTTCACTTGAGAAAGGATGTGAGCCCAACCCAGCATACTGGCATTGTCACCCTCGCCAATTTAGATGATTTTGCTGCTGAAGGAGTATCTTGA